The following coding sequences are from one Betaproteobacteria bacterium window:
- a CDS encoding PAS domain S-box protein has protein sequence MRFSALNWQSLKVRLTSLTLAILLATLWSHSFLSYRNLRDDLERVLGNQQVQSAAIVANEIDQGLSHRLSTLETIASGIPTDQLSNPQGLQALLESRPIFGELFNDGVRIVAPDGRPLASLPPTPERMAPLDPLEATLVAALREGRSSVGRPAIGKGSDAPTLGMAAPIRDGSGRIVAAITGSTRLGQASFLDRLIARRSDSQIGFLVISPQDGVFVTATDPSRVAKPIPAPGINAMHDRYMSGYQGYGVAFNSRGVEELSAAQRVATTAWFVVSVLPTEEAFAPIHDHRRQIWLVTLFLSVLACALTWWVTALLLRKRLKPILAAAHQLETPSEHPTLPNHLPIVCTDEIGELVAAFNGLLDTARDREAMLRQKTDDLAREHQIADAYASRLAEVNAQLKTLIESLPDLLWMKDADGLYLACNTRFEQFFGARAADILGRTDYDFVDRELADFFREHDRRAMAKGGPSVNEEWITFASDGHRELLETTKVPVHDPQGRLIGVLGIGHDITERKRSELLLLQSEQRYRNLHESLRDAFARCDLTGRIVECNHAFLDLLGYDESELTGLNFRQITPPRWHESEERILQEEVLASGASRVYEKEYVHKDGHPIPVEIRTCLLRDEHEQPVGMWAIIRDISERKHQESVLANHRQHLEALVAERTSELVLAKEVAESGSRAKSTFLANMSHELRTPMNAIMGMTASALRRSTDPEIRSRLDKVIQASKHLLTVINDILDLSKIEAEKMVLERIPFTLRGLVDELDVLVREKADEKNIELRFVTASDCAAETLHGDAARLRQILFNLLGNAIKFTDPGGSITLRIECLERHGAEALYRMEVSDTGIGVPEDILPRLFNAFEQADSTTTRKYGGTGLGLAICKRLVQLMGGQIGVHSTPGQGSTFWLTARLGVGSPSTEDGPPGGRRGSRTQRPLRRNPHSAGRRRTAQSGSGGRTADRRGTARRRGRKWPGGRRTGSRKTLRPDHSRCANAPHERQRRRPGNSHPARLPGRSHSRHDRQRLQRRSPGVPGRRHERPYRQARRSGHDVPHSAALAVRRRWGAIRAGGPLIGGKPDGHWHRLQARTTRGREGQSPQPDSGASSRTNFAIGFLSQPRNFRLRSASARIWAATWPISRVSIRLPSASKAPPKALAKTSGLFTPCRSRYTQTWRRWYCAREVPMPPPAPMIAAALPASSALSGSRDSQSSAFLSAGAIE, from the coding sequence ATGCGCTTCAGCGCGCTGAACTGGCAGTCCCTCAAGGTCAGGCTGACGAGCCTCACGCTCGCCATCCTGCTGGCAACCTTGTGGTCACACTCCTTTCTCAGCTACCGCAACTTGCGCGACGACCTCGAACGCGTCCTGGGCAATCAGCAGGTTCAGTCGGCGGCCATCGTGGCCAACGAAATAGACCAGGGGCTCAGCCATCGACTGAGCACGCTGGAGACCATCGCCAGCGGCATTCCCACCGACCAGTTGTCGAATCCGCAAGGCTTGCAGGCTCTGCTGGAAAGCCGGCCGATCTTCGGGGAACTCTTCAATGATGGCGTCCGCATCGTCGCACCGGATGGACGGCCGCTGGCTTCGCTGCCCCCCACCCCCGAGCGTATGGCGCCGCTCGATCCGCTGGAGGCCACCCTGGTTGCGGCGCTGCGCGAGGGTCGCAGCAGCGTCGGCCGTCCGGCCATCGGCAAGGGGAGCGACGCCCCCACGCTGGGGATGGCGGCGCCGATTCGCGATGGCTCAGGCCGCATCGTCGCCGCCATCACCGGCAGCACCCGTCTCGGGCAAGCCAGCTTTCTCGACCGCTTGATCGCCCGGCGCAGCGACTCGCAGATCGGCTTTCTGGTCATCTCACCCCAGGACGGAGTCTTCGTCACCGCCACCGACCCCTCGCGCGTCGCCAAGCCGATTCCAGCACCCGGCATCAACGCCATGCATGACCGCTACATGAGCGGTTATCAGGGCTACGGCGTCGCGTTCAATTCCCGCGGGGTGGAGGAGCTGTCAGCCGCCCAGCGGGTGGCCACCACGGCCTGGTTCGTGGTCAGCGTACTCCCTACGGAAGAAGCCTTTGCCCCCATTCATGACCACCGGCGCCAGATCTGGCTGGTCACCCTGTTCCTCTCGGTTCTGGCCTGCGCGCTGACCTGGTGGGTCACGGCGCTGTTGCTGCGCAAAAGGCTCAAGCCCATCCTGGCCGCGGCCCATCAGCTCGAAACGCCCTCCGAGCACCCGACGCTGCCGAACCATCTTCCCATCGTGTGCACCGACGAAATTGGCGAACTGGTCGCGGCGTTCAATGGACTCCTCGATACGGCCCGCGATCGCGAAGCGATGCTGCGCCAGAAAACCGATGACCTGGCGCGGGAGCACCAGATTGCCGACGCGTATGCCAGTCGCCTGGCCGAGGTGAATGCCCAACTCAAGACGCTGATCGAGAGCCTGCCCGACCTCCTGTGGATGAAGGACGCCGACGGCCTCTACCTGGCTTGCAATACGCGCTTCGAGCAGTTCTTCGGCGCCCGCGCGGCGGACATTCTGGGAAGGACAGACTACGATTTCGTCGACCGGGAACTGGCCGATTTTTTCCGCGAGCACGATCGCCGGGCCATGGCCAAAGGGGGACCATCGGTCAACGAGGAATGGATCACCTTCGCCAGCGACGGCCATCGGGAATTGCTGGAGACCACCAAGGTCCCGGTTCATGATCCCCAGGGCAGGCTGATCGGCGTGCTCGGGATCGGCCACGACATCACGGAGCGCAAGCGGAGCGAACTGCTGCTGCTGCAGAGTGAGCAGCGCTACCGCAACCTGCACGAAAGCCTGCGCGACGCCTTCGCCCGCTGCGATCTCACCGGCCGCATCGTCGAGTGCAACCACGCCTTTCTCGATCTGCTTGGCTACGACGAGTCCGAACTCACCGGCCTGAATTTTCGCCAGATCACGCCGCCCCGCTGGCACGAATCCGAAGAGCGCATCCTGCAGGAGGAGGTCTTGGCTTCGGGGGCTTCGCGCGTCTACGAGAAGGAATACGTGCACAAGGATGGCCATCCCATCCCGGTCGAAATACGGACCTGCCTGCTGCGCGACGAGCATGAACAGCCCGTGGGCATGTGGGCCATCATCCGCGACATTTCCGAACGCAAGCACCAGGAAAGCGTCCTGGCAAACCACCGGCAGCATCTCGAGGCCCTGGTCGCCGAGCGGACCTCGGAACTGGTCCTGGCCAAGGAGGTGGCCGAGTCCGGCAGCCGCGCCAAGAGCACCTTCCTCGCCAACATGAGCCATGAACTGCGCACGCCGATGAACGCCATCATGGGCATGACGGCAAGCGCCCTGCGGCGCAGCACGGACCCCGAGATTCGATCCCGGCTGGACAAGGTCATCCAGGCGTCGAAACACCTGCTGACGGTCATCAACGACATCCTCGACCTTTCCAAGATCGAGGCCGAGAAGATGGTGCTCGAGCGCATTCCCTTCACCTTGCGCGGCCTGGTCGACGAACTCGACGTTCTGGTGCGCGAAAAAGCCGATGAAAAGAACATCGAGCTGCGCTTCGTCACCGCCTCGGATTGCGCTGCGGAGACCTTGCACGGAGACGCGGCCAGGCTGCGGCAAATATTGTTCAACCTGCTCGGCAATGCCATCAAATTTACCGATCCCGGCGGATCGATCACGCTGCGCATCGAGTGTCTCGAACGCCACGGGGCCGAGGCCCTTTACCGCATGGAAGTCAGCGACACCGGCATCGGCGTTCCCGAGGACATCCTGCCGCGGCTGTTCAACGCTTTCGAGCAGGCCGACAGCACGACGACCCGCAAATACGGCGGTACGGGCCTGGGGCTCGCCATCTGCAAGCGCCTGGTGCAGCTGATGGGAGGACAGATCGGCGTGCACAGCACGCCTGGCCAGGGCAGCACCTTCTGGCTCACGGCGCGCCTGGGCGTTGGCTCCCCATCAACCGAGGATGGCCCCCCCGGAGGGCGACGCGGCAGCCGAACTCAGCGCCCGCTACGCCGGAACCCCCATTCTGCTGGCCGAAGACGAACCGCTCAATCAGGAAGTGGCGGTCGAACTGCTGACCGGCGTGGGACTGCACGTCGACGTGGCCGGAAATGGCCTGGAGGCCGTCGAACGGGCTCGCGCAAAACCCTACGCCCTGATCATTCTCGATGTGCAAATGCCCCTCATGAGCGGCAACGCCGCCGCCCGGGAAATTCGCACCCTGCCCGGCTACCGGGACGTTCCCATTCTCGCCATGACCGCCAACGCCTTCAGCGAAGATCGCCAGGAGTGCCTGGACGCCGGCATGAACGACCATATCGGCAAGCCCGTCGATCCGGACATGATGTACCGCATTCTGCTGCACTGGCTGTCCGCCGGAGATGGGGGGCAATCCGGGCCGGCGGGCCCTTGATCGGCGGGAAGCCGGACGGACACTGGCACCGGTTGCAAGCCCGCACGACGCGCGGACGCGAGGGCCAATCACCGCAGCCAGACTCCGGCGCATCGAGCCGGACCAATTTCGCCATCGGCTTTCTCTCTCAGCCCCGCAACTTCCGGCTCAGATCGGCCAGTGCCCGCATCTGGGCGGCAACCTGGCCGATCAGCCGGGTGTCGATCAGGTTGCCGTCGGCATCGAAGGCGCCGCCAAAGGCGCTGGCGAAGACTTCCGGCTTATTCACCCCATGCAGGTCGAGGTACACGCAGACCTGGCGCAGGTGGTATTGCGCCCGCGAGGTCCCCATGCCCCCGCCAGCGCCCATGATCGCCGCAGCCTTGCCCGCAAGCAGCGCGTTGTCCGGCTCGCGCGACAGCCAGTCGAGCGCGTTCTTGAGCGCCGGCGCGATCGAGTAG
- a CDS encoding DUF11 domain-containing protein — protein MVFNEVHLPSSAGYLELRVLDPTVVSASGNFANWKIDLYAGDNATKQNTNVDSGYTSSSINSCGTASPWIRFSDAALSFLRTRSPPFNAVLYDSSSNQIIDILRLGNNVTSFYGAGSTYGSCPAIESLLPATGSSNTYYDAQRGSGSSVKDWYRNPDGTGNWGGTSTSNTANSLCADNVNGGTFSLAKTTSTTTAAVGQNFSYTLHAVNGQTAVSSHASVTITDNLAAAGLSYVSCTTSRGTCSYSGGVVTWTVGSMAANTSYTATLTVSGTSAGTVTNTLVSNIGSPAITASAPTVTILAPLADWRMDETSWNGTSGEVLDSSGNGHHGTAKIANGSSARPTAASGTPAYSSGGQSTCNYGEFDKTTATVRSYTYVELPTIPALPTSFTFMAWIRSTAASSHHQRILVRDDAQNGWGFSLADGTGQGQVALLQPQHQQQRQRDGAG, from the coding sequence GTGGTGTTCAACGAAGTGCACCTGCCCAGCAGCGCGGGCTACCTGGAGCTGCGCGTCCTCGATCCCACGGTGGTCAGCGCCAGCGGCAATTTCGCCAACTGGAAGATCGACCTCTACGCCGGCGACAATGCCACCAAGCAGAACACCAACGTCGATTCCGGCTACACCAGCAGCAGCATCAACAGTTGCGGCACGGCGTCGCCCTGGATTCGCTTTTCCGATGCCGCCCTCAGTTTCCTGCGCACCCGCAGCCCGCCCTTCAACGCGGTGCTCTACGATTCGTCCAGCAACCAGATCATCGACATCCTCCGCCTGGGCAATAACGTCACCTCCTTCTACGGCGCCGGCAGCACCTACGGCAGTTGCCCTGCCATCGAAAGCCTGCTGCCCGCCACGGGGTCGAGCAACACCTATTACGATGCCCAGCGGGGCAGTGGCAGTTCGGTCAAGGACTGGTACCGCAATCCGGACGGCACGGGCAACTGGGGGGGCACGAGCACCAGCAACACGGCCAATTCCCTCTGTGCGGACAACGTCAACGGTGGCACCTTCTCCCTGGCCAAGACCACCAGTACGACGACGGCGGCGGTAGGGCAGAACTTCAGCTACACCCTGCATGCGGTCAATGGCCAGACGGCGGTGAGCAGCCACGCCAGCGTGACCATCACCGATAATCTGGCAGCGGCCGGGCTGAGCTATGTTTCCTGCACCACCAGCCGGGGAACCTGCTCCTACTCCGGCGGTGTGGTGACCTGGACTGTCGGGAGCATGGCGGCCAACACGAGTTACACGGCGACCCTCACGGTGAGCGGCACCAGCGCTGGAACGGTGACCAATACCCTGGTTTCCAATATCGGCAGCCCGGCCATCACGGCCTCGGCGCCGACGGTAACGATCCTCGCGCCCCTGGCCGACTGGCGCATGGACGAAACCTCCTGGAACGGTACGTCCGGGGAGGTTCTGGACAGCAGCGGCAACGGCCACCACGGCACGGCCAAGATCGCCAACGGTTCTTCGGCCCGGCCTACGGCTGCCTCCGGGACGCCTGCCTACAGCAGCGGCGGCCAGAGCACCTGCAATTACGGCGAGTTCGACAAAACCACGGCGACGGTGCGCAGCTACACCTATGTGGAACTGCCTACCATTCCGGCCCTGCCCACCAGTTTCACCTTCATGGCCTGGATCCGCTCCACCGCGGCCAGTTCCCACCACCAGCGCATCCTGGTGCGGGACGACGCCCAGAACGGCTGGGGCTTCAGTCTGGCCGACGGCACCGGCCAGGGCCAAGTTGCGCTTCTTCAACCGCAACATCAGCAACAGCGGCAGCGTGACGGGGCAGGGTAG